GCTACTCGTGGGACGAGTCGACCTACGTGAAGCGGCCGCCGTTCCTCGAGGGCATCGGGCCGAACCCGGCCCCCCTCGCCGACATCGTCTCGGCGCGCGCGCTCGCCGTGCTCGGCGACTCCGTCACGACGGACCACATCTCGCCGGCCGGCGCGATCCGCCCGACGAGCCCGGCCGGGCGCTGGCTGCTCGAGCACGGCGTCGCCGAGGCAGACTTCAACTCGCTCGGCACGCGCCGCGGCAACCACGAGGTGATGCTGCGCGGCACCTTCGCCAACAACCGAATCCGCAACCGCCTCGTGCCCGGGACCGAGGGTGGGGTCACCGTCCACCTGCCCGACGGGGAGGTGGGCACGATCTACGACGTCGCCATGCGCTACGCCACCGAGCAGGTACCGCTCGTCATCCTGGCCGGCAAGGAGTACGGCTCGGGGTCGTCGCGCGACTGGGCGGCGAAGGGAACGGCCCTGCTCGGCGTGCGAGCGGTGCTCGCCGAGAGCTTCGAGCGGATCCACCGCTCCAACCTGATCGGGATGGGCGTCGCGCCGCTGCAGTTCCTCGACGGCGGCGTGGACGCGCTCGGCCTCACCGGGCGCGAGGTCTACACGATCACCGGCCTCGCCGGCGTGCCGCCGGCCGAGCTGATCGGCCGGCGCCTCACCGTCGCCGCGGACGACCGGCGCTTCGAGGTCCTCCTGCGGATCGACACGCCGACGGAGGCGGACTACTTCGCGCACGGCGGCATCCTGCCCTTCGTCGCCCGCAAGCTCGCCGCGTCCTGACGCTGTCGCCCCTCGGCGGCGTCGCGACCGCTGGCCACCTCGGGGCGTGCTCGCCCGGCAGCCGGCGCCCTGGGAGACGGCGGCCGTTCCCTGCACCCGTGCAGGGCGCCCGGGCCCTCGGTCCGGTCCGGGCGAGGTGGCCGTGGCTCAGCCGATCGTGACGAGGCGGCCGAGGCCGATGGCGCGCAGCGCCACCTCGAGCTCGCTCGTCGCCCAGCTCATCCGGTCGAGGACGAGCAGGACGCCGAAGCCCGCGAGGAGCAGGGCCGAGGCGATCGTGACCGCCCGCAGGTGGCGCCTCACCACCGCGAGGGCGCCTGCCAGGCGGCCGAGGCCGCAGCCGACCGCGAGGAGCGGCACGCCGAGCCCCGCCGCGTAGCACGCGAGGAGGAGCGCGCCCCGGCCGATCCCGCGCTCGGTCGCTGCCACGGACAGGACCGAGGCGAGGACCGGGCCGATGCACGGCGTCCAGCCGAGCCCGAAGGCCACCCCGGCGACGGGCGCGGCGAGGGGACCGAGGCGGGCGGTGTCGGGGTGGAAGCGAACCTCGCCGTAGAGGGCGGGGAGGCGCAGCACGAGGGAGCCGGCGAGGAAGAGCGCCATGGCGATGACGAAGGCCCCGGCGGCGCGCGTGAGGACGAGGCGGTCGTGGAAGAGCGCCTGGCCGACCGAGGTGGCCGAGACGCCGAGGAGCACGAAGACCGTCCCGAAGCCGGCGACGAAGAGCAGGCCGTCCCGGACGATGCGCGCCAGGTGGCCCCTGCCGTCCGCCGGCCCGGCGAGGTCGAGGCCCGTCACCACCGACAGGTAGGCGGGCACGACCGGGAGCACGCACGGGGACGCGAAGGAGAGGACGCCGCCGCCGAAGGCGGCGAGGTAGCTCACCGGGACGCTCATCTGCTCGGACCGCTCCTGCGAAGGGCCGCCTGTCCGGCTGGGCCGGCCGCGGGGTCACAGCCTCGCGCACCGGCGAGAGCGGGGCGAACGCGGGGAATGCTTGCGTTCGGGCGGCGGCGGCGCCATTGTCGTCCCGATGACGGGGGCGGGATGGGTCTGAGCGCCGTCGAGCGGCGCGTGCTCGACTTCGAGCGAGCCTGGTGGACCCTCGGCGAACCCAAGCGCGACGCGATCCGTGCCCGCCTCCAGATGTCCCCCTCCCGCTACTACGCGCTCCTCGACCGGCTCGCCGACTCGCCCGACGCCCTCGCCTACGACCCGCTCGTCGTGCGGCGCGCCCGGCGCCGGCGCGCGGCTCGGCGCGCCCGGCTCTTCGGCGAGGCGCCACGCCGGAGCGAGCCTCGCTGAGCGCCCAGGCGCTCGCCGCAGCGCGGCGCCTCGGCGAGCGCGCGTCCGCCGGCGTGATCGTCACCGACTTCGACGGCACGCTCGCGCCCATCGTCGACGACCCGCAGCGGGCCCGGCCCCTGCCCGGAGCGCCCGACCTCCTCGCGGCGCTCGCGGCGCGCTTCCGGACCGTCGCGGTCGTCTCGGGGCGCCCAGCTCGGTTCCTCGCCGAGCGCCTCGAGCTCGACGAGCGCCCCTCGCGCCTCGTCGTCTTCGGCCTCTACGGCCTCGAGCGGGCCGACCCGGGGGGCGTCGGGATGCACGCCGAGGACCTCGCGCGCTGGCGCGACGCCCTCGCTCGAGCGAGCGCCGCGGCGCGGCGGCAGCTGCCGGTCGACGTGCTCGTGGAGGACAAGGGCCTCGGCCTCACCCTGCACTGGCGACGGGCGCCGGGCGCGCGCCGACGCGTCCTCGAGGTCGCCGAGGCCCTCGCGCGCGACGCAGGCCTGGCGCTGCGCGAGGCGAAGGCGGCGATCGAGCTCGGGCCGCCGGGCGCACCAGGCAAGGGCGACGTGGTCGGGCGCCTCGTCGCGGGCGCGACGGGGGCGTGCGTGCTCGGCGACGACCTCGGGGACCTCGCCGCCTTCGACGCGCTCGACGCGGTGGCGGCAGCTGGGGGGTGGACCTGCAAGGTGGCGGTCGCGGGGCCCGAGGCGCCACCCGCCCTCCTCGAGGCCGCGGACCTGCGCCTCGACGGGCCCCCGGCCGCCCTCGCCTTCCTGCGCGCCGTCCTCGAGGCCGCCGGTGGCGCCTGACGGGTCTCAGCCCCGATCCGGTCCGCGCACGGCACGGCGAGCCTGCGCGGCCACGGCGGCGAACCAGCGCGACGGGGGCCAGGCCCCAGCCGCCTCGGCGAGGCGCGCGGCGCGCTCGGTGCGCTCGGCCGGTTCGAGGGCGA
This DNA window, taken from Acidimicrobiales bacterium, encodes the following:
- a CDS encoding cytochrome c biogenesis protein CcdA, which gives rise to MSVPVSYLAAFGGGVLSFASPCVLPVVPAYLSVVTGLDLAGPADGRGHLARIVRDGLLFVAGFGTVFVLLGVSATSVGQALFHDRLVLTRAAGAFVIAMALFLAGSLVLRLPALYGEVRFHPDTARLGPLAAPVAGVAFGLGWTPCIGPVLASVLSVAATERGIGRGALLLACYAAGLGVPLLAVGCGLGRLAGALAVVRRHLRAVTIASALLLAGFGVLLVLDRMSWATSELEVALRAIGLGRLVTIG
- a CDS encoding DUF3263 domain-containing protein produces the protein MGLSAVERRVLDFERAWWTLGEPKRDAIRARLQMSPSRYYALLDRLADSPDALAYDPLVVRRARRRRAARRARLFGEAPRRSEPR
- the otsB gene encoding trehalose-phosphatase, with protein sequence MIVTDFDGTLAPIVDDPQRARPLPGAPDLLAALAARFRTVAVVSGRPARFLAERLELDERPSRLVVFGLYGLERADPGGVGMHAEDLARWRDALARASAAARRQLPVDVLVEDKGLGLTLHWRRAPGARRRVLEVAEALARDAGLALREAKAAIELGPPGAPGKGDVVGRLVAGATGACVLGDDLGDLAAFDALDAVAAAGGWTCKVAVAGPEAPPALLEAADLRLDGPPAALAFLRAVLEAAGGA